AAACTCGCCGAATGGATCATCCTGCGCAGCGACGACAATGGCGCCAGCGTCGAGCGCTATCGCGCCTTCATCAGCGCCAATCCGAGCTGGCCGTCCCAGACCTTCCTGCGCCGCCGGCTCGAAGCCGCGCTCTGGGACGACCGGCGTGAGGACCAGGTCGCCTGGTCGTGGTTCGAGAACGAATCCCCGGTTTCCGCGAAGGGCCGCTTCTCGCTGGCCAAGGCGATGCTGGCGCGCGGCGACCGCGCCAATGCCGAGCGGCTGGTGCGCGAAGCCTGGCGCAGCGACCCGATGTCGGAGGAGACGGAGAACAACGCGCTCGACCAGTTCGGCGCGCTGCTCACGCCGGGCGACCAGAAGGCGCGGATGGACACGCTACTCTACGGCAGCGAGCACGAGGCCGCGCTGCGCGCCGCCAAGCGGCTCGGCGCCGGCTACGTGGCGCTCGCCAAGGCGCGCATCGCCTCCTACAAGAAGGCGCCGAACACGCGCGCCTTGCTCGAAGCCGTGCCGCATGAACTTCACGGCGATCCCGGCTTCATCTTCAGCAAGATCCAGCTCCTGCGCCGCGAGGAGAAGTTCGCGGAAGCCGCGCAACTGATGCTGTCGGCGCCGAAGGATCCGAACCGCCTCTACAATCTCGACGAATGGTGGATCGAGCGGCGGCTGATCGCGCGCAAGATGATCGACACCGAAGAATTCCGCAGCGCCTATCTGATCGCGCGCGACGCGGCCCTGCCCTCGCGCGATATCTACAAGACCGAGCAGGAATTCACCGCGGGCTGGATCGCGTTGCGTTTCCTCAATGATCCCGCGACCGCCGCCCAGCACTTCGCTCGCATCGGCGTCGGCAGCGTCAACCCGACCACGCTGGCGCGCGCCGGCTACTGGCAGGGCCGCGCGGCGGAAGCCATGGGGCGGCAACAGGAAGCGCGCAACGCCTATGCGCGGGCAGCCGAGCAATCCACGAGCTACTATGGCCAGCTCGCGCGGGCCAAACTCGGCCTGCCGCAGATCGAGCTCAACAGCGCGCCGCGCGGTCGCGGCGCCGAGCGGCTGGAGATCGTGCGCGCGGCGCAACTGCTCTACGAGCTCGACGAGCGCGAGCTCGCGATCCCGATGCTCGCCGACATGGGCGAGAACGGCGACCCTGATGCGCTTGCCGGCCTCGGCGAGCTGACCCAGCGCTACGGCGACGCCCGCGGCATGCTCCTGGTCGGCAAGGCCGCGCTCAACCGCGGGCTGCCCTTCGACTTCTACGCCTATCCGGTCAACGGCATCCCGCAGTTCAGCCAGATCGGCCCCGAGGTCGAGCGCAGCATCGTGTATGCGATCGCGCGGCAGGAAAGCGCGTTCAATCCGGCGGTGGTGTCACCGGCGCAGGCCTACGGGCTGATGCAGGTGACGCCGGACGCTGCGCGCTACGTCTGCAAGCGGCACGGCGCGACCTACGACCTGTCGCGATTGAAGAACGATTCCGTCTACAATGCCGCACTTGGCGCGGCCGAGCTCGGCGGCCTGCTCGAGGACTACCGCGGCTCCTACATCATGACCTTCGCCGCCTATAATGCTGGCCGCGGCAGCGTGAAGAAATGGGTCGAGCGCTACGGCGATCCGCGCGAGTCCAAGATCGACGCGGTTGACTGGGTCGAATTGATCCCGTTCTCCGAAACGCGCAACTACGTACAGCGCATCATGGAGAACCTTCAAGTCTATCGCGCGCGCTTTGGCGGCGGAACGCGGCTCCAGATCGAAGCCGACCTGCGGCGGGGCGCAGCCGGCAGCGTGGAGTAGTTGCTCGTCGAGCGTGGGAATGAACAACGGCCGCCACAATCATTTAGGAACGTGCTTGCGTTCGAGCCATTAGCCCGCCGTGCAAACAACGGAGCACGACATGCGGAATAAATTACTCGTCATGATGATTGCGGCACTGCTCGCCGGCACCTCGGTCGTTCCGACCTCCGCGCAAGTGAGCGGAAGCGGCGCAGCCGGAGGCGCAGGCGGAACCGGCTCGGGTAGTGGTGGAGCAGCTGGTACCGGCATGGGCACGGGAGCTGGCGGAACGGGGGCTGGCGGAGCCGGCACCAATGGCAACACTGGCAACACTGGTACCACCGGCAGTTCGGCAGGAGCCGGATCATCTACCTCTGCAGGCGGACCGCAACCCTCGCCTCCGAGGCGGGGCAGGTACGCGCACCCCAGATAGCTTTCCGAAATCGGAAATAGGCATGACCGGAGGGTTCGTGGCTCAACGCCCCCAGGCAATTGCCAATTGGCCACTTACAGCCAGTGGATGGCGACCGCGTCGGGCACGATCGATGCGTGCCGCCTCAATCCCACTTACGCATTCAGGGAATGGCAGGGAGCTCGGTGATTCCGGATTCGCGCGCGCAAACTCGCAGCAAGACCAGCGCACCGCGCCGGCAATCTAAGCGCCACGAATTCCATCATCACCGGGCCGGAAGCGGCCTACCCGCGGGGGCCGGTGGGCGGGCGAAGCCTGTTGTCGTCGACTCGGCCCAGTATGGGTTGGCGATGCACATTGCCGACAGTCCCGCCGCGGACGCCTTGCACGCCTCCCAGGAGGGATAGTTGCAGTAGATCGTGCTGCTGCCACCCCACTCCCATTTCTGGAGGCAGACCGGATAACGGGCGTCGTAGCGCTGGGCCGTCGCTGGCGCAGCAGTCATGATCGCGGCCCCGGCAATAATCCCGGCAGCGAGCGCACCCATCATCACTTTCGTTCGCATCGTCAAACTGCTGTTCATGTTCGAAGACTCCAGTCCGCCTCTCCCCGAAGGGAAAGTGCCGGCCCATTCCGGACAATATAGGCCGCAACTCCCGCAAAGAAAAACCCCGGCGGTTGCCCGCCGGGGCTCTCTGATCGGTCGAGAGATCGATCTTAGAAGTTGCGCTGAGCGCGGAGGAGCAGGGTGACCGAGTCCTGGTCCTTCATCTCATACAGAGCTGCCGGCTTGGCAGCGCTCGCAAGGCCCGGGCTGGCGATGGTGCCGGAGAACTTCTGGTCCAGACGCGACCAGTTGACGTCCGCCGTGAAGGCCAGGTTCTTGACCGGGGTCCACACGGTGTTGACACCGATCACTGCGAAGTTGAAGTCCGGGTTGCAGGCGCCGGTCAAGCCGAGGAGCCCAACCATGTTGGCGCAGATCGCGGCCTTGCCACCGGAACCGTACTGGAGCGCACCGTAGCCACCGTAGATGGCGCTCGCCCAGTTCGGGGTCCAGTTGTGGGTATAGCCACCACGGACGCCCCAGGACTTGACGGTCTCGATGCCGCTGCCGGTCACGAACACGCCGTCAGCAATGCCGGCGATCCCGAGGCTCTGGTACGCGCCAATGCCGCTGCCGCTGTACATGAAGAAGGTCTGCGGGAACAGGCTCTGGAAGTTGTAGCGAGACGCGCCATCCGTGTAGACGGCCTGCAAGTTGATCGAGTCGCCCGGACCGGTCGGGATGTTCTTGATCGACAACGAACCCTGGATCGCCCAGCCCCACTTGTCGCCGGGGTGACCCGTCGGTTCGGTGGCGCCGTAGTAGGCAGCATGCATGTTATGCGCAGCAACCGACAACTGGGCCAGACCCCAGGCCTGGTCGACGCGGACGGCACCGACGATGTCGGGAACGCGCGTTCCACCCCAATCGTTGTTGCCGTAGACGCCGGTGATCATGTTGGCCGCGGTCGCGCCCGACAGGTTCCAGAGGTTCGAGTTGCCACCTGCCGACGTCGTTTCATCATCCAACGCGATCGAAGCTGTGATGCCCTGACCGAAATCAGCCGTGTAAGCGACCTGGTTCACGCCGGTGACGTGGTTGGAACCACCCGGAATGGTATCGGGACCGCCAGCCGGATAGCTCTGCCACGGAGCGTCGAAGATCGAGACCGTACGGCCGAAGGTGAAGCCAGCGAACTGGATGAACGCATGGTAGAGGCCGAGCGAGGCAGAACCGGTCGAGATCGTCGACGGGTTGCTGTTTGTGACCGAGGTCGTATCCCAGGTGAAGACCATGTCGGCGTAGGTGCGAACCACACCATACTCGGTCGCCGTGCGCGTATCGATGGTGAGGTCCATACGAGCGCGGCTGCCCCAGTAGTTGGTCAGACGGTTATTCGAACCCTGGTTTGCGCCTTGCCGGAAACCGTAGTCGCCGCCGAGGACCCAGGCGTCGGCGCGCACGTAGCCGCCGAACTTGATGCAGGTGTCAGTGCCCGGCATGTAGTAAAATCCGGCACCGTACAGGGAGCAGATCTTCACGTATTCGACCGCCTTGGCCTTTACGGGGAGATCGGCTGCCTGTGCTCCGCCAACGGCGATCAGACCCGCCGCTGAGCCGAGCAAAAGGCTCTTAACCAACTTCATGTTAAACCTCCAAGTTGCTCTTCAGGGAAGGTCACTGACCGGATGGCCAATTTCCCATTCCCGCTTCAAATCACCGCTTAGTCGCTTCGCGCCTTCGGACACACCCGCATGAACGCGAGGGACTTAAGCGAACCACCTAAAACGGGACGACCTTGGGATGCCCCCCTCCGTCGCCCGATCACAATTACCGAACGTCCCTGCACACACAACAAAAGAACGCTCCGCAACGGCCCTATAGAGCGCGTTTTCCGATGGGTGTTGCACAAATAACACGCAGATGTGATCGCGGCGCTTCTGTAAGTATTTGTTTTCCATATTATTTTCGAAGGGGTTCCAGATGCCGTCAAATTTCCCGCCTTGAACCGGCGGCGGCGCCCGTCTCCCTTGACGCCCTAGCGACGCACTCGAATCGAAGAATCGGCAGTCGACTCGGAACGGATGCTGGATGATCTCGTCATCGCGCCGCGCACTGATTAACGCGACGCCCATATCCCGGGCCAATCGAGCACGGAGTGCGATTTCCCGCGAGGGCGAGCCGCCGCCGGACGGACCCATCTGGACTC
This genomic interval from Bradyrhizobium sp. CB82 contains the following:
- a CDS encoding porin, which codes for MKLVKSLLLGSAAGLIAVGGAQAADLPVKAKAVEYVKICSLYGAGFYYMPGTDTCIKFGGYVRADAWVLGGDYGFRQGANQGSNNRLTNYWGSRARMDLTIDTRTATEYGVVRTYADMVFTWDTTSVTNSNPSTISTGSASLGLYHAFIQFAGFTFGRTVSIFDAPWQSYPAGGPDTIPGGSNHVTGVNQVAYTADFGQGITASIALDDETTSAGGNSNLWNLSGATAANMITGVYGNNDWGGTRVPDIVGAVRVDQAWGLAQLSVAAHNMHAAYYGATEPTGHPGDKWGWAIQGSLSIKNIPTGPGDSINLQAVYTDGASRYNFQSLFPQTFFMYSGSGIGAYQSLGIAGIADGVFVTGSGIETVKSWGVRGGYTHNWTPNWASAIYGGYGALQYGSGGKAAICANMVGLLGLTGACNPDFNFAVIGVNTVWTPVKNLAFTADVNWSRLDQKFSGTIASPGLASAAKPAALYEMKDQDSVTLLLRAQRNF
- a CDS encoding DUF3551 domain-containing protein; the encoded protein is MRTKVMMGALAAGIIAGAAIMTAAPATAQRYDARYPVCLQKWEWGGSSTIYCNYPSWEACKASAAGLSAMCIANPYWAESTTTGFARPPAPAGRPLPAR
- a CDS encoding transglycosylase SLT domain-containing protein — its product is MAGLSVGCAALAKPNETTADDTKDTAKPAAKDTAKGAAKQSPKGTDKRTDKGTDKGGASKGTAGAPAKDAAKKPAKDAGKEPAKDKPKPAARAPAPKSQPTANGSPPKTAPAPEVTAAVRPTAPAAVKPMAAPLLAPATRQHAAPRKPVTPAAVAATSSTSQADKDTLENVIELVRKHRPGDATDNAAAISDPVARKLAEWIILRSDDNGASVERYRAFISANPSWPSQTFLRRRLEAALWDDRREDQVAWSWFENESPVSAKGRFSLAKAMLARGDRANAERLVREAWRSDPMSEETENNALDQFGALLTPGDQKARMDTLLYGSEHEAALRAAKRLGAGYVALAKARIASYKKAPNTRALLEAVPHELHGDPGFIFSKIQLLRREEKFAEAAQLMLSAPKDPNRLYNLDEWWIERRLIARKMIDTEEFRSAYLIARDAALPSRDIYKTEQEFTAGWIALRFLNDPATAAQHFARIGVGSVNPTTLARAGYWQGRAAEAMGRQQEARNAYARAAEQSTSYYGQLARAKLGLPQIELNSAPRGRGAERLEIVRAAQLLYELDERELAIPMLADMGENGDPDALAGLGELTQRYGDARGMLLVGKAALNRGLPFDFYAYPVNGIPQFSQIGPEVERSIVYAIARQESAFNPAVVSPAQAYGLMQVTPDAARYVCKRHGATYDLSRLKNDSVYNAALGAAELGGLLEDYRGSYIMTFAAYNAGRGSVKKWVERYGDPRESKIDAVDWVELIPFSETRNYVQRIMENLQVYRARFGGGTRLQIEADLRRGAAGSVE